In Geitlerinema sp. PCC 9228, a single window of DNA contains:
- a CDS encoding DUF3288 family protein yields MAEEQRIVQHPQEKSDRAMVASLLNSEPTSYNLAEAARLRIRYEGFPGAKEIKQELDTLLQNWQLTEEELFAKTREIHWSSPVYNRRNQDTQEDWI; encoded by the coding sequence ATGGCTGAAGAGCAACGCATCGTACAACACCCGCAAGAAAAAAGCGATCGCGCGATGGTCGCTTCCCTACTCAACAGCGAACCAACTTCCTACAATCTGGCGGAGGCGGCGCGTTTGCGCATTCGCTATGAAGGGTTTCCCGGTGCTAAGGAAATTAAACAGGAGTTGGATACCCTATTGCAAAATTGGCAGCTTACGGAAGAGGAACTGTTTGCCAAAACCCGAGAAATTCACTGGTCTTCTCCGGTATACAACCGGCGCAATCAGGATACCCAGGAGGATTGGATTTAA
- a CDS encoding family 10 glycosylhydrolase, with protein sequence MAGIFLSGTSVLASTDAYCHFSQEAIAQKNRQRQAAFADSPATTPETAQQAYQRLIRQHAQQLQQCRQEHWLQNQAIWLRLYPCDLQPGSLEKVLDRIVNKGYNRVYLEVFYDGRVLLPPDDNPTPWPSVVPEEVELENTDLLEKAIAKGRERGLQVYAWMFTMNFGYSYAQLPDRQEVLARNGKNQTTLEVTGKTGIHAQIGTGNHSEVFIDPYHPLAQRDYAWLVDSVLQRQPDGVLLDYLRYKRGNGENSVVTNVSDLWIHGEASRQALSARADNKKGRELIRRFLDQGYITISDLKALENMYPDEKTPMWQGRWLPAEAKKADMSLSQRQDLLQRQLWYLSVAHAVQGVLDFFEEAIAPIQKRDIPTGAVFFPGGNRPVGEAGFDSRLQAWDRFPESVQWHPMLYAKCGETGCIVDELQRVLEFASNQTEIVPALAGTWGKVTNNRPALEAQMAAIHQAAPEIDSISHFAYSWQEPESDRERKFCNLSP encoded by the coding sequence ATGGCGGGCATTTTCCTATCTGGCACTTCGGTTTTGGCCAGCACTGATGCTTACTGTCATTTTTCCCAAGAAGCGATCGCGCAAAAAAATCGCCAGCGCCAAGCAGCTTTTGCGGATTCCCCAGCAACGACCCCAGAAACTGCCCAACAGGCATACCAACGCCTGATTCGCCAACATGCCCAACAACTGCAACAATGCCGCCAAGAACATTGGCTGCAAAATCAAGCTATCTGGTTGCGTTTGTATCCCTGCGATTTACAACCGGGGTCTTTGGAAAAAGTGCTCGATCGCATTGTGAATAAAGGCTACAATCGGGTGTATTTGGAAGTATTCTACGATGGGCGGGTGTTGCTGCCGCCGGATGACAATCCTACCCCTTGGCCTTCTGTCGTTCCCGAGGAGGTCGAGCTCGAAAATACCGATTTGCTGGAAAAAGCGATCGCCAAAGGTCGCGAACGGGGATTGCAGGTGTACGCTTGGATGTTTACCATGAATTTCGGTTACTCCTACGCCCAACTCCCCGACCGCCAGGAAGTGTTGGCGCGCAATGGCAAAAATCAAACCACGTTGGAAGTAACAGGGAAAACGGGCATCCACGCCCAAATCGGTACGGGCAACCACAGCGAAGTTTTTATTGACCCCTACCATCCTCTGGCGCAGCGGGATTATGCTTGGTTGGTGGATTCGGTTTTGCAACGTCAGCCGGATGGGGTGTTGTTAGATTATTTGCGTTATAAGCGCGGCAATGGTGAAAATTCTGTGGTGACCAACGTATCGGATTTATGGATTCATGGGGAAGCTTCCCGTCAGGCTTTGTCCGCTCGTGCTGACAATAAAAAGGGGCGGGAACTGATTCGCCGGTTTTTAGACCAGGGATATATCACTATTAGCGATTTGAAAGCTTTAGAAAATATGTATCCCGATGAGAAAACTCCCATGTGGCAAGGTCGTTGGTTGCCGGCAGAGGCGAAAAAGGCAGATATGAGTTTGTCTCAACGTCAGGATCTGCTGCAAAGACAGCTTTGGTATTTGAGTGTTGCCCATGCAGTACAGGGGGTTTTGGATTTTTTCGAGGAAGCGATCGCGCCGATTCAAAAACGAGATATTCCCACGGGGGCAGTCTTTTTTCCCGGGGGCAATCGCCCGGTGGGAGAGGCAGGGTTCGATTCTCGCTTGCAGGCGTGGGACCGTTTTCCCGAGTCCGTCCAGTGGCATCCCATGCTGTATGCTAAGTGTGGGGAAACTGGCTGTATTGTAGATGAGTTGCAACGGGTTCTGGAGTTCGCGAGCAACCAAACGGAGATCGTACCGGCTTTGGCGGGAACTTGGGGGAAAGTTACCAACAATCGCCCGGCTTTGGAAGCGCAAATGGCAGCAATTCATCAAGCCGCCCCAGAAATTGACAGCATCAGTCATTTTGCTTACTCTTGGCAGGAACCGGAATCGGACCGGGAACGTAAGTTTTGCAATTTATCTCCCTAA